GGAAGATTGTGGCCGTCATCTCTGATTTTCTGGCTGGCTTGTAGCCCATTGCTCCCTGGTCAGCCCGTAACACTTGCACCAGGCCGGTGTCGTGGACAGCTTCAGCTCGGCATCATACAAGTGCACCGCACCGATCTTCATGGCGGCTTTCTGCGAGCGGATGTTCGACGGGGCGATGTGGAGATAGACCGTGTCGTACGCCTTGAAGGCGTGTTCCAGCATCAGTTGCTTAAGTTCGCGATTGGTCTCGCCACCCCATTTCGCCCGCACCAGAAAGGTGTACCCGATGGCGATACTGTCCGGCAGGTCGGGCGGTGTGTAATAACTCGACATGCCCACGATCAGCCCCGAGTCGATATCGATGACGGCCAGGGTTTTACCGGTGGCCAGCCGCGCGGCGAAGTACGTTTCGAATACCGGCCGCTCATGGCGGTCGCTGGCGGGATGGCCTGCCCAGATCTGCGGGTCCGAGGCCGCCAGAAACAGGCCTTCAAAATCGTTTTCGGTCAGAGGCCTGAGTCTCAGCGTGCTCCCGCATAAAACGGGTTGGCAGTCGAAGTCGCGCATTTGAATGGGTTCCTGACCAGTTGAATTGTGGGAAGGGAGCCAGTCTAGAGCCACGGATCCTCAAGAAAAGATCCAATGCGCCTGATATTGATGGAGCCATCGCGCTCAAGCTTGATATCTACGGTTTCGACGCTTGAGTCGCCGCCGTCATACAACGCTGTCACGTTGCAGGCTGCTCATATGCCCGATGCCCGCAGCCTTCAAACGGTTCACCAGGTCATCGCGCGCTGCGCGCCCACCCGAACGAATGTATTCAAGCTCCGACGCTGTGATCAATACCACGGAAACCATTCTGACCGGGGATAGAGGCATGTCATCCAGTCGGGTAGGGAAGTCCGGTTCAGGGGCGCCCAGCAGGACGCCGGTTGAGTCGTCCTCGGTCACGAAATGTGCGGGCAGTTGATCGCTCATGTGACTGGACAGGCTGAACCCGGGAATTTCGATGGATAGCGCACCGTACTGGTCGAGTCGGTGGGTAATTCCTCCAGCGTCTGCCACCGTTTTGGCAATGTGCTCCACCAGCTCGAATGCCCAGCTGCGCTGGAAAGGGGCGACATCACCCAAGGGACCACGGGCGTGCTCGGGTATATCGGCGGTTTCCAGGAACAACTCCATTTCGAAACCGTTGCCCGTCCCTTCAGCATCATCATCGAAAGGGTCCGACAGGCCTTCAGTGGCGATGATTATGTTGTCGCCACGGCGAATGACTCGATAGGCCTGGCGCGTCGAGGGCCAGTAAGGAC
This genomic window from Pseudomonas kribbensis contains:
- a CDS encoding GNAT family N-acetyltransferase, with amino-acid sequence MRDFDCQPVLCGSTLRLRPLTENDFEGLFLAASDPQIWAGHPASDRHERPVFETYFAARLATGKTLAVIDIDSGLIVGMSSYYTPPDLPDSIAIGYTFLVRAKWGGETNRELKQLMLEHAFKAYDTVYLHIAPSNIRSQKAAMKIGAVHLYDAELKLSTTPAWCKCYGLTREQWATSQPENQR
- a CDS encoding suppressor of fused domain protein — translated: MNLFKKLLDSLKRPFNQDTQASPQALHLQELVTAGNLNEAEAANMAARTAGAACLDRYWGSIGTVERDVLAYMISPSFSGGPYWPSTRQAYRVIRRGDNIIIATEGLSDPFDDDAEGTGNGFEMELFLETADIPEHARGPLGDVAPFQRSWAFELVEHIAKTVADAGGITHRLDQYGALSIEIPGFSLSSHMSDQLPAHFVTEDDSTGVLLGAPEPDFPTRLDDMPLSPVRMVSVVLITASELEYIRSGGRAARDDLVNRLKAAGIGHMSSLQRDSVV